The DNA sequence GTTTTCACGAGCGCTCCCAGTAGAAGCGCCGGAACGGATTCGCGATCGTCGAGGACGGCCATTGTGGCGGGAAACGACCCGGTCCGGTCGCCGGTGCCGGCGGACCCGTCACGGACGCGGGAGGTGGCGGCACCCCACCGTGCGCGGCATGACTGCCGGTGGGGTGATCACCGTTCGTGGGCGGTCGGGTCGTGGCGGCTTGACAACCTCCGGTCGTTGCTGGACTGTGTTGCAGTGTCTTAGTTGAGTAACACAATTTGGAGGCGCCGGGTGGAGTTCCGCATCGACCGGTCCAGCGGCCTCCCCGCCTACCTCCAGCTCGTGCGCCAGGTGCGGGAGGCGTTGCGCCTGGGCTGGCTGCGGCCGGGAGACCGGCTGCCGACCGTCCGCGACGTCGTCGCGAGGAGTGGTGTGAACGCGAACACGGTGCTCAAGGCCTATCGCGAGCTGGAGCTGTCCGGCCTGGTCGAGGCACGCCAGGGCTCGGGCACGTTCGTCAGGTCCGGTCTCGGCTCGGCCGACCCGGAGGTGATGGCCGCGCTGCGCGCGCGGCTGGTCGGGTGGGTCGCCGAAGCGCGTGCGGCCGGGTTGGACAGCGAGGACGTCGACGCCCTGGTGCGTTCCGTCCTCGCCGAAGGGGAGGGGGTGGCGGTCCGATGAGCACTGCTGTCGGAGCGGTCGCGGTGCGCGCGCGAGGGCTGGGGAAGCGCTACCGCGCCAAGTGGGCGTTGCGCGAGTGCACGTTCGAGCTGCCCAAGGGGAGGGTGGCGGCTCTGGTCGGCGCGAACGGCGCGGGCAAGACGACGTTGATGAGTGTCCTGGCCGGCCTCCTCGACGCCGATGAGGGGTCGGCGGGCGCGGTGGGCCGGGTGGCGTTCGTGCCGCAGGAGAAGCCGGTCTACCGGCACTTCACGGCGGCCGACATGCTGCGGCTCGGCGCGCGGCTCAACGTCGTCTGGGACGAGGAGCGGGCCCGTCGCTGGCTCGCTCGCTTCGAAGTCCCGCTGGACCGGGCGTGCGGCAAGCTGTCCGGCGGCGGGCAGGCGCAGGTGGCGTTCGCCCTGGCCGTCGGCTCGCGGCCGGACGTGCTCATGCTGGACGAGCCGCTGGCCAACCTCGACCCGCTGGCCCGCCGCGAGGTGACCGCCGAGCTGCTGGGCGAGGTCGCCGCGACCGGCATGACCGTGCTGCTGTCCACGCACGTGGTGTCTGAGCTGTCCGGCGTGGCGGACCACCTGCTGCTGCTCGCGCACGGCCGGCTGCTCGCGGGCGGCGACCTGGACGAGCTGCTCGCCCGGCACGTCGGCTACACCGGCCCGCGCTCGGACGTGCCGCCCGCGCTCGGCGAGGTCGTCCAGGCGCGGCACAGCGCCGGCCAGTCGACGTTCCTGGTCGAGCTGCCCGAGGGGCAGCCCCGACCGGTGGTGGCCGGACCGTGGGTGGAGCGGCCGCCGACCTTGGAGGACTACGTGCTCGCGCAGCTCGAAGCCACCCGAGAGGAAGCCACCCGAGAGGAAGCCACCCGGAAGGAGGCGGGCGCATGACCGGCACCACGACCGCCGCGCCCGTGGTCGAACGCACCCGCGTCGGCTGGGGCGACCTGGCGTGGCTGACCTGGCGGCAGCACCGGTGGGCGATCGTCTGCCTGCTCGGCGCGTCCGCCGCGGCGATCCTGCTGGCCCTCGGCCTGGCGTGGTACGTCGGCGCGACCGGAGACACCAGCCACATGGTCGGGCGGTGGCGCTTCGTCGGCCTCGGGCAGTCGCTGATGCTCGCGCCGGTGGCGTTCGGCCTGGCCGTCGCGGTGTTCTGGGCCGCGCCGCTGCTGTCGCGCGAGTACGAGCAGCGCACGCACCTGATGGTGTGGAGCCAGGACGTCAGCCCGACCCGCTGGTTGGCGGGCAAGGTGCTGGCGCTCGGCGTGCCCGCCGTGGCCGCCGCCGCCGGCGTCGGACTCGCCGTGCGAACGATGGTCGTCAGCACGAACACCGCCATGAGCGAGTACTCGCCGCTGAGGCCGTTCGAGATGCCGGTGTACGAGACCGCGCCGCTGCTCCAGTTCTCCTACGCGGCGTTCGGCTTCGGGCTCGGGCTGGCGATCAGCGCGGTGACCCGGCGCACGGTGCTGTCGATGGGCCTGACCCTCGTGTCGTTCATCGCGGTGCGCGTCGTGGTGTCGGGCCTGTGGCGGCCGCACTTCCAGGAGCCGCTGCGCGTGGTGGAGCCGTACGACCCCACCTACGCGCAGAGCTGGTCCCTGGTGGACAGCGGCGCGTTGACGGTGGACAGCGGTTTCTCCGACGCGGACGGCAACGAGGTCCCGTTCCCGGCGGAGTGCTCGGACCTCGCGGACAACCTCGACTACACCCGGTGCGTCCAGGAGAAGAACGTGCTGCTCTTCACCGACTACCACCCGGAGGACCGGCTCGTGCCGTTCCAGCTGTTCGAGTCCGCGATCTTCACCGCCCTCGCCGCGGCGTTGTTCGCACTCGCGTTCACGTGGGTGCGCCGGGCCCGTCGGGTCTGATCCGGGTGGACGGGACCGGGCTTGTCGCCTTCGCACCGCGGCAGCCCTGCTGAGGGGGGTCTCGCGCGCTTCGAGCGCGCGCGAGACTTCCCGCACAGCCGGGTCCGGACCATCGCGTTTGTGCACGTAGAATCACCGAACCGTGGACTCCCGAACTCGTCTCCCCGTCGTCGGCATGATCGGCGGCGGCCAGCTCGCCCGCATGACGCACCAGGCCGCCATCCCGCTGGGCCAGTCGCTGCGGGTGCTCGCCGAGTCGGACTCCGACCCCGCCGCGCAGGTCGCGCGGGACGTGGAGCTGGGCAAGCACACCGACCTCGACGCGCTGCGCGCGTTCGCCAAGTCGTGCGACGTCGTCACGTTCGACCACGAGCACGTGCCGCAGGAGCACCTGCACGCGCTCGTCGCCGAGGGTGTGAAGGTGTTCCCCGGGCCGGACGCCCTGCTGCACGCGCAGGACAAGCTGGTGATGCGGGAGCGGCTGGCGGCGCTGGGCGCGCCCGTGCCGCCGTTCACCGCCGTCCGGGACGCCGCCGACGTGCTGAACTTCGGTGCGGAACACGGCTGGCCGTGCGTGTTGAAGGCGGTGCGCGGCGGTTACGACGGCCGTGGCGTGTGGATGCTGAACACGCCGCAGAGCGCGCAGCGGGTCGTGCCCGAGCTGCTGGCCGCCGGCACGCCGTTGATGGTCGAGCAGTGCGTGCCGATGCGCCGGGAGCTGTCCGCGCTGGTGGCGCGCTCGCCGTTCGGCCAGGGCGCGGCGTGGCCGCTGGTGCAGACCGTGCAGCAGGAGGGCATCTGCGTCGAGGTGCTGGCGCCCGCGCCGGACGTCGACCCCGCGCTCGCCGAGCAGGCGCAGGAGCTCGCGCTGGGCATCGCCGCCGAGCTGGGCGTGGTCGGGCTGCTGGCCGTCGAGCTGTTCGAGACCGAGGGCGGGCTGGTCGTCAACGAGCTGGCCATGCGGCCGCACAACTCCGGCCACTGGACCATCGAGGGCGCCCGGACCTCGCAGTTCGAGCAGCACCTGCGGGCCGTGCTGGACTACCCGCTCGGCGCGACGGACCTGGTCGCGCCCGCCGTCGTCATGGCGAACGTCCTGGGCGCGTCCGCGCCGCCCGGGATGGGGCCGGACGAGCGGCTGCACCACCTGTTCGCCCGGTTCCCCGACGCGCACGTGCACCTGTACGGCAAGGCGGAGCGGCCGGGGCGCAAGATCGGCCACGTGACGCTGTTCGGCGAGCGGATGGACGAGGTGCGGCGGCGGGCGGGGCTCGCGGCGCACTGGCTGTCCGACGGCGTGTGGCTGGACGGGTACGACATCCACGGAGGGCAGCAGTGACGCAGGTCGGCGTGATCATGGGCAGTGA is a window from the Saccharothrix saharensis genome containing:
- a CDS encoding ATP-binding cassette domain-containing protein, whose translation is MSTAVGAVAVRARGLGKRYRAKWALRECTFELPKGRVAALVGANGAGKTTLMSVLAGLLDADEGSAGAVGRVAFVPQEKPVYRHFTAADMLRLGARLNVVWDEERARRWLARFEVPLDRACGKLSGGGQAQVAFALAVGSRPDVLMLDEPLANLDPLARREVTAELLGEVAATGMTVLLSTHVVSELSGVADHLLLLAHGRLLAGGDLDELLARHVGYTGPRSDVPPALGEVVQARHSAGQSTFLVELPEGQPRPVVAGPWVERPPTLEDYVLAQLEATREEATREEATRKEAGA
- a CDS encoding GntR family transcriptional regulator: MEFRIDRSSGLPAYLQLVRQVREALRLGWLRPGDRLPTVRDVVARSGVNANTVLKAYRELELSGLVEARQGSGTFVRSGLGSADPEVMAALRARLVGWVAEARAAGLDSEDVDALVRSVLAEGEGVAVR
- a CDS encoding 5-(carboxyamino)imidazole ribonucleotide synthase, coding for MDSRTRLPVVGMIGGGQLARMTHQAAIPLGQSLRVLAESDSDPAAQVARDVELGKHTDLDALRAFAKSCDVVTFDHEHVPQEHLHALVAEGVKVFPGPDALLHAQDKLVMRERLAALGAPVPPFTAVRDAADVLNFGAEHGWPCVLKAVRGGYDGRGVWMLNTPQSAQRVVPELLAAGTPLMVEQCVPMRRELSALVARSPFGQGAAWPLVQTVQQEGICVEVLAPAPDVDPALAEQAQELALGIAAELGVVGLLAVELFETEGGLVVNELAMRPHNSGHWTIEGARTSQFEQHLRAVLDYPLGATDLVAPAVVMANVLGASAPPGMGPDERLHHLFARFPDAHVHLYGKAERPGRKIGHVTLFGERMDEVRRRAGLAAHWLSDGVWLDGYDIHGGQQ